From Salarias fasciatus chromosome 8, fSalaFa1.1, whole genome shotgun sequence:
GACCACGGAGACTGGgtggtgtgtgagagagagcgtgtgtgtgtgtgtgtgtgtgtgtgtgtgtgtgtgtgtgtgtgtgtgtgtgcctttgtTTTACCTGAATAATGATAATCATAATGTTTACTCGGAGGAGGTTTTTGGGCTCAGGAAGGATTAAGTTAAAGTCAGAATTCAAGTTTCTTTGACACAGATAATAGTTAAGAATCACAGGAGAATGCACTAtgtcaacagtgtgtgtgtgtgcgtgtgtgtgtgtgtgcagggtagGGTGGGGATGAGCTGGGATTTCATGGAGTAATGCTACGCCCTGTTTCATTAGTCTTCCAGCAGCACCGCCCAGCTGCAGTGGCGATTCGGTCATAGGGAAAGGAATTCCATGTTTACGTTTGAGGGCTCGCTCAGAGGCGGTCATGTGATCCCATGCTCCACCTTTTAAAATTTTCTGCAAACTGAAATTGATCCAAAATTCTTAAGGCCAAAGAAAATAATGAGCTCCTTCCActagtttagaaaaaaaatgtatcttaCTGTTGTGTTGGTATCATGCCCCTGTTTTTTAAGAGAGCAGTTTGGATCTTCCAGAATTTGCAAAAATGATAAACCTGCGGCATATTTTCGGCAGGTTACTAAAAGCCTTAAAACCTGCAAACTTGCATTACCCATAGTTAATACTTCATTGACCTAGTTGGTGTCACCATATCAGTAATGCTGCTTTGCTTATTTCACAAAATGTACTGTAGAAGTTACATTTCTTCATCTGGACATGGCATTTTAGTAACAAATAGTAACGTCACAAAGTCCCACAACATTCAATCCTCACAAGAAGTGAAGCATATTTGCCTTTCTTCGGGAAATTTTGGAATGAACCTTAAAATGTTCAGTAAATTTTACAGGAGAGCTTATTTTGAAAGCACGTGTTTAAATTTCACTCGAAATTATCTGTGCGAAAAGTAATACCTGTCAGTAATGTAATGGTTTCAGACATTTGAATTGTGAATAAATATAATGTATTAACCTGTCAACAGCATTATTAAATATTTGAGCCAATATTTTACCAATTATTGAATAAATTATGACATTACTGGTTGGTCATTGCATTACTGAAGTAGCATTAAAACAATCTTTTGACAAAGTAACCACTGCAGACAATAATAAAGCATTTCTTGatttcttggattttttttttttttttttttgctgtaattgTGCATTTTCCTGATGAGAAATTTGTATATTTTCAGGCGTTGTTGTCATATCAATTCATTGAGGATATATTAAGCACTGTGTAGGTGCTGCTTTAATGGCCTGATGTTCTTCTGTCAAGCTTATCATcaatgaagctgctgaagatTGAACTAATCTTTCTTTAGAAACTTAAGTTAAAACCACAAAGCTGCCAACACAACTGAAGGATTTGAGTCTggatctgagtgtgtgttctgtgtctgtctccCCCTCCCAGGCTAAAACATCAGCGGACATGGGGCACTGGCTCGGCCTCTTGCTGTCACAGACGGGGAGCAAGACCGATCCGGAGGAGCTGGCGTACGACTACGTCAACGCTGAGAGGATCTCCTGCATCGTCAGCGCTGCCAAAACGTCCTTATAGTGAGTTTCCTTCGTTTTAAAGGCTCCATGTTTTCTGTCCGTCTGAAGTCCattctcagtttgtttgtttttttaatctgtgtcCCCAGCTTGATGCAGAGGAGATATTCAGAGCCAAACAACTATATAGAAACGCCGCCTTCCATTCCTCACGACTCTGAGGAGCTGTACGACGACGTGGCGTCTATCGCCGACCCGGAGGTGAGAACCGGGAACGCCGCAGTCGCCCTCCTGTTCCTCAGACTGCGGTTTCGGTTTCTTTTTGACTTGGACCGACTCCATTTGACCCCCGCCCATCTTCTGTTCTCCTTCTCCCCTCTGTGTCACGCAGGATGCCGAAGACGCCGGCGTGCCAAACTGTGAGCAGAACAACATCCAGGAACACAATGAAACATCCTCCCCAGATGCCAGGGACCCCTCCGGCGCCGAGCAGGACACGGAAGACAGGATCTACCTGGACCTGATCCCCGTGCGCTCCTTCCTCCACACATCCTCTGGGGTTAAAACTCCCCCCACCAAAGAAACGTCTGCACTTTCCTCGACACATGCAGAGGACCAGAAAGACTCTTCCTGTCAAACTAATGAGGTGAAAGATAATTCTGCCTCAGAGACTAAATTCAGCTTCGTGCCTTTGCTACATTTTGTgtaatatttcattcatttcaggtcGTTTCAACAAACCACACTGAGCCAGAGTCAAAACCTGCGGTCAACGGCACGAGTCCGAGTCCCGGGCCGAGTAAACCGGAACAAGAACAGCCCCCGACCCCGCCTATCAGGGGTCCTCAGAGCCAGGAGGCCCCAAAAAGGAGCAGCGTGGGACTCCCTCAGGCCTTCAACTCCTCTGCTGGACAGATCAACAAGAGCCCGATGACCCAGCCTGCTGCTGTGCAGCCTCACAGTCCACAGCCTCCACGTCCCAAAGCACACGTCCTCGGTAAGCTGAGGAGAGCGACTGATTCACTACTTTCTTTTCAACTCAGGTGTTCGAGAAATCTTAGAAAGGGAATGAACTTCCTTTTTTGGTTATCCTGTGTTACCATGGCTCCCTCTAGTGCACATCTGCATCCACTGCACACAAAAGCACAACTGGATGGAAAAGATTTCAATTTGAACTCAtgttttttggtcattttcatcCTTCAATGCATTCAGCATGGAACaaaacagatgtgttttaaCATGCAGCATCATTCACTTCCgttcatctttatttctttcGACTATAAAAGCTACTGATTTGGTCTCACTAAAGCTGTCGGTGCTCTTTTCAGGGTGTTCCAGTGCAGTCGAGGGCAAACTGGGCAAAAACCGCACGGAGGCAGACATGCGGCGCTACATCGATGAGCGCGACCGTctggagaaagagagggaggaggtgaggagcagTCTGGCGACCCtgaagaaggagaggagggagaccaAAGAGGAGCTCAGCGCCTGCCAAGGTACGTCTGAGCCCATCGCCCCCACCCCTCCGAGGCCCGTGGCCGCTGTGATGAGGTCTGAATGGAGGAGAGGGACTGACAGGAGCCCGATGTCTCCAGATCCCAAGCAGCAGGCGTCTTTAGAGGCCCGgctgaagcagagggaggaggcgtGTCGAGAGGCGGAGCGccgcagggtggaggtggagctgcggCTGGTGGAAGTGAAGGAGAGTCTGAAGAAAGCGGAGGCGGGGCCCTTCACTCTGGGAACCACGCTGGACAGCAGCCTCCAGGACACACAGACGGTCGGCTCGCCGGTCATGATGCTGTACACGTAGGAATCCGCCACTCTGTTTTCAGTCTAAACAACTGAACCTCCTCCCTCTCAGGTTAAGGCAACAACCCCGCAGAATCCCCAAggatcatcatcctcatcctcatcctcatcctcatcatcatcatcgtcagcCCAGCCATCCACCAGCAACGCAGACACGGGTTCTCCAGTCAACTCCGCCTCTGCTCTGAAAAACCGGCCGGCCTCCATCATGACCACTAAAGGCAACGTCCTGCAGAAAGCCAAGGTGAGACCGTAGATCTGCTCACCCTGGAAACACGGAGGCCATTAAAACAAATTGCTGTCATTATTCCTTCGCGTTAATGTTCCTCTATTTATAGGAATGGGAGAAGAAATCCACCACCTAGAAGGAACACGGCTTTAACTTGCAGCATTCAGAGGTTTCTGCCAGTCTATCCATCATGACAGGAACCGCCAACATCGACATTTTCCCCTCCCTGGAAACTTCGCCCTCATCTTCTTCCAGAGACTCTGAGAAACCAATCAAACAGAGACGCATCCTGCCTCCTCACCAACCACTGGATATGTTCAGTGACTATCACAAGCTGTCTTTCTCTATTCGCAAACAGAGAGGTTGGAGGCTGTAGCATTTCGGCCAGTGTTTCCAATGTAACATTATCCATGCTGCGCACACCTGAGTATTGGAGACCACTGCCGGCGGGGACAGGAAGACGCCCCTGTACTGAACTGTCCCGTCACACTCTAGATTGTAGCTTGGTTCATATATGCTGGTAGCCAAgatgtaaatatatttacacCATTATTCAGCCTGTGGGCTTGTATTGCTAGctaaaaatgcactttttattcaaataaaaatgtactGACAAAAACAACTTGCATTAAAGTCCTTTATGAAAATGTGCCCCTCTGCATTGAAACGCTCACaccaaattgtaaaaaaaaaaaaaaaaaaaaaaaaatggacaaaatgttTGAGGATTCacttctgaaacactgaacatttaCACGGTACAGTTGAGAGAACCAAGAGTTCTGAGAAATATTTGCAACACTTATAATACATCGTATATTACACGTTTCTCCTGGTCCATGGTTGAGTTCAAGCAAGTAGAATAAATCAAGAACCTGAAACAGGAGTTTTTCCACCAGCACTGGATGGACCTTCTCATCCTACTGTATGTACAAGAAAAACCCTAACCCTCCACAAAGTCATCCTTAATATGTGTGGCAAAGCACCATGAAATACATAAACAGATATATTTCAAAAACTCAGTCAACTGAGTGtaaagataaaaaacaaaaacgtgcGGTGATAGTATAATAAAAGAAGAAGTTACAAATTTTGgatgtcttttttttggttGCAACTGCGAATAAAGTTGTAAAATATATTATAAAAAAGATACACACTGTAATATAATACTTTAACCAGCTGCACAACAGAGAGCATGTGGCGGCTTCACGGACTGCAGTAGAGATGCATACCAGGCTCTTGTTGAactttacatacaaaaaaaaaaacacagtatcATCAGCGTAAGGCTTCTCCTCACTCCGTGTGCGAGAGTTCATAAATGATATGTATCTGTAGAGACCGTGCTGGGCGCGTCAGGCCGCGTGTCTCCTTCGGTGGAGTTTGTAGTGACGCAGAAGCTCCTGGTGGTTCTTCTTCTGTCGGCTCTTCTTCCTCAGACCAGCGGGTCTCGGACGGTCTCCTCTGGACGGGGTCCGACTGCTTCCTGCAAACCGGGGACAGAAGAAGTCAGGACGACCGAAAGAAGCGAAAGCAAGAGTAGATTTTAATGGAGGGAAAGGGTTTATTCCACTGACTTGTTTCGCAGTGGGGTCCTTCGAAGCCTTGGCACTGGCAGCGGAAGCTCCCTCCTGACAGGATGCAGGTCCCATTGTTCATGCACGGGTTGGGTTTGCACAGGTTTACAGCTTTCTTCACCTCTGTTGTCAAGAAAAGTCAACACAAAACAGTCAATTTCCTCAGgtgtttaaaatgtatttaaatgcaATGTCAATGCAGCCTCTGAGCGACAAATAAACTTTCCTGACATTTGCTACCAGATGTTTTTACCTGAGCACAACATCTGCACCAGCACGTCCTCGAAGTACTTGAGATCCTCGTAAGACGGCACCGAGATCATGCGCTCCTCTGAAGCGGCGATCTGCCTCAGCCTCTCGCTCTGAACATCCCCGATACCgaccacaaaaacagaaactccGCTGTCTCTTATCCTCTGAGCCGGCACCACGGCATCGTCGCCGCCCGAGCCGTCCGTCACCACCACCACGGCCTTGTTGACCCCGGGCCTCGCCCCTTTGGCCACGGTCAGGACGTCCGACTGGATGTGGAGCAACGCCGTGCCGGTCGAAGCCACCCCGCCCATGAATTTGGCGTCGCCCACGGCCTTGAGGATGGCGGAGCCGGTCTCGTGCGCGTCCAGGCCGAAGACGGTGGCGGGCCGTCGGCCGTAGGTCACCAGGGCCACCTGAGCCACGTCGCGGTTGATGTCGAACTGGACGGTGAGGCTGCGCACGAAGTTCTGCAGGGCGACGAAGTTGTCGCGGCCGACACCCATCGACGCGTCCAGCGCGAAGACCAGGTCCACCGCCTGACCAAGACAGCCTAAAAACAAATGAGGAGAAGCAATGTAGTTCGAACGGGCTCTTTCAAAAAGCCAAAAACATGGTAACCGGTTGGCTCACCTTGGGTATCCACACTGCAGATTTTGGCCTTGAGTTCGGGGATCTTGGCGGTGAGCCGGTCAGGGGCGCTGTAGGTGAGAGTCCTCTGCGGATTCCCGGTGATGTTATTGAGCTGCGCCTTCAAGCTATCGGGTCCCACCCCGATCAGGAAGATCTCCCTGTCGCGTGCGTATTTGGAGGGCTCCACCACCTCGTCGATGGCGGGGGTGGCGGTGAGCAGCACCACCACGCGGGGGAGGTCGTCGGTCACGTCGGCGAAGACGGGCTCGCTCACGAAGCCGTGGCGCGTGACGTAGCGGAGCGCGTGGCCCGTCCGGGTCTCCCCGCCGAAAGGCTTCAGTGCCTCGACGGCCTGGAGGAGCGCCCTCAGGTCGCCGTTAAACCTCCCAACTGTGGCTTCCACTTGAGCTTCGGCGCCGAACACCGCCAGGCCGACCTTACTGGGGCTGTTGGAGCCGATGACCGTCTGCAGGAAGCGCTTCAGGAAGGATTTGAGGCGGAGGAAGCCTTCCAGGGTGAGGGCATCCGAGCCCTCCAGCAGGAAGAGCAAGTCCACAGAGCAGTCCAGCGACAACGCAGGAGCTGACGAGAGATGGGAGAGTTTGGTTAGTTTGTCCAGAACAGGTTTCAAGTTACAGGTCTAGTGCAGAGTCTGGgcttcctccacttcctgttgctgttgATGGGCTTTGGTGCGttggttttcagtttgatgtACTGACCACAGTGCGGGTCTCCTCCATAGCCAGGTGGACACACGCAGTGGAAACCCTCCGGGCCTTCTGACACACACGTTCCACCATTCAGACAAGGCTGGGAGTCACAGGGATCTACCAAAAAGAACAGTCAGCTCCACAAACTCAATCTGAGAAAACAAGCCCATCGAGAGACGGTGTTACCGGGACATAAAGTCCGATGACAGACTGTCGGGTGTCTTCTGTAAACCTTGTtgtacctgaaaaaaaaaagaaaaaaagtgtttactcTACCAACTAACCAGAGATCAGCTCCCTGTAACCTGATTTAAAAGGCTTCATTCACAAAGACTTGCCTGTAGAAAGGACATAGCGACGTGTACGGGGAATACCCCTTGGAGCCTTTCCAGCACATGAAATtcccctgcagctccttcacGGTCTCCAGCGTCTTCCTCTCGCAGGGAAATGTCTCCACCTGACAGCCTGAGACACGTTGACAGGACGGTCTTAGAGAGACAGATGACTGACGGACACGATGCGGCGGTCGTCAGATCCCACCTGGTGGCGTCGCGCTGCAGACGGCGAAGGTGCTCAGTGTTGTGTACAGGCCGTTGACGGCGTCGTAGAAATGCTCGGCGAAGAAGACGTGGCTCTCCATCGGCTCGCTGGCCAGGGCGTGCAGCTCTTCCCACCTGGACAAAAAACAGAGGCCAACTTTGTCTTTAAAGAGCTTTAGGAACAACTGCATGTGTAATACTATATTATTACAGGCCAGGACGATTTTCCAGCCATCAGACATACTTGGGGTAGCGCAAGCCCACAGCAAACAAGACCACGCCTGCTGCTTTGAGCTGTGCAGCTGCCTGGACCACGTTTCCCTGGGACCTCCCGTCCGACAGCAGGACGGCGATGCGGGCCACGCTGGAGGAGTTCCGACCGCCTGGGAAACCTTTCCGCAGGACGTATTTCAGGGCCAGGCCGGTCTGGGTGCTGCCTCCTCTGCAAAGAGTCAATTTGGGAAAGTGTTGACAAGCACGGTTTCTATTGTTATTGTTAGAAACACACAAATGGAGCAATTGCAGAAACTCTGATGCAGCACAGGAGTCGGCAGAGTCAACAGCTGGCTGCAGATCACTGCCAAGGAAAACCAAACATCACTTTTTCTTAGATTCCACTTTTAATTCTTGGACTAAAATTGTTTGGCGGCTAAATTTCCTCACCTCAGGACTTTAAGAAACCCAGTGAGAGCCTGAGCCACTTTCAGTTTTCCCAAAGGAACACTGAAAGTTGACACTTTAAATGTAAATCAttcaaaaaacattaaacatcaCAGTACAAATAATTCACCACATGCATACATGGACTATTAGATCGGTTTGAATTAGAGCAATTAGAGGATCGAAACGTGGGTGGCCACTTCAGACCAGTTAGCAGCAAGTCATAATATTTCTTCAAATAACAGCCACCCTCGCACGTCTCATCAGATTACTTCCTTCTTGCTCGTGTTACACACTAATCCAACATCCAGTGACCACCAGTGGCGCGCCTCTAATctgaaaataatttgttttccttctcagCGAGTTTGGCGGTACTTGGCCTCgacgtgtgcgcgtgtgtgtgtatgaatgtgtgttttgctgccAGCTTAGGTTTCAAGTGAAGCCATGAAAAGTTAAGAAAACACGAGTTAAAATCCTGATCTTGACTGATTTTTGATCCTGTCAGATCACTGTCCTGCCTCCCTCCTCTACTTCTAATGAAGCTTTCTGCAGAGTTTGAAGACGGCGTGTGAATTGGATGGAGGCAGGAGCACGGACATACTGATGCAGGCATGACAGCCGTAAATCATCAGTTAACGCTGATCTACAAGGATTCCTGGAAACCATTTCTGCAGCAGATGACACTGGAAATGCACTGAGCATGAAAAACTCCTGAAgaactgatttaaaaaaggaataaatctAGTGGAGCATGCGGTTCCTCAAACTAGCAGGAACCAACAAAACTAAGATGAAATAATTCTAACTGTTCATTATACATCAAGTTCAAAGTTATTGTGTATTGTAGGGTCTGGTGaagtagtggtttgcactctctTCTCACAGTGAACACATCTCTGGACTGAGTCAGAGTTTGGGGTTTTCTGAGTGGGAAGATGCACTTTTGGCTAACTGGTGTCCCCAAAATGATTGTGGGAACGTTTTTGTCCCGTTAGTGCCCTGTTTGTGGTGTATCTTACCTTTCAACGGTAAAACTAAATGGCTGGTAATGACAATCATTATTCAACCAGCAAATTTAGTTTACTAGTTTAATAacgaaaacttttaaaaagctcACCTGAAAGAAATCTTCTTCATGTGCTTCTTCAGTTCTTGCTTGGTGAGGTACGAGTCCAGAGAAAACTCCAGACGCGGACTGGAACCAAACTGAATCATGCCGACTCGTACCTGAGCGAGAGCGCCAACACACTGACCGACACGGCATCAAGAGGATGAGGAGTGAAAGAGAAGAACGGAAGGAGAACAAACCTTGCCTGGCCCAATGTCGAGTGCTTGACAGAGTTTGATCGCGTAGTGTTTGGATCGCTCAAAGCTCCCCTTCCCGACACTGTACGAACCATCCATGAGAAAGAGAATATCCATTGCTGCCGAGCACTTCATCACTTCCCAGgagagacacacagaaacacaattaaACAGCGAACACAATGGatgcatggggggggggggggaatctcGGCTTCTGGGGATTATTCTGTGTGGTTATCAAATGGACTGATGCAGATGAAAGCAATACCTCAGCATAACGGCAGCAAAACCAGCTCAGCATGCAAAAAGCTCCATTTCTCTTTCCCTGGAGGACTCAGCAGAACCCCCTCCCTCTCGTGTTCGGACTTGCTCGAAGCATAAATAATCAGGGGCGTTGCCTTCATGTTAGAATGTGCAGCTGATTGTGAAAAGGGCCATTAGAGGCAGGCGGTGGGGTGCCGCCTCTCCGTCATTCACGTCGACCATTTATGAGGGAGTCACCTCCACATGTTGTCCTCTGCAGCTCAGGCGGCAGCCGGACAGGTCAACACAGTGAAATCCAATCTTTACCAGCACATTTATTGTGCACCTGTTAGCTGACTAACAACCAATTACATAACTTTAAACTTACAGCATTACAATTATAGGCTGACACGTCACAATTCTCACCtaaatgtgtcagttttaacTGTATTTGCAGCCACTGGACATAAAAGTTACTTTAAACTTTGTATTTTCTATCCGTGTCAGACAGACGCCACTTACTTTCTCCTGCAGAGTTGATCTTCACAATGTTTTCATGGCTGGTTTGGATCTCCTGCACCGAGGCATTCTGCTGAACTAGGAGAGACGCACGCAAAGTGGAGGTCAGTCAAACATCAACATGCCTTTTACATGCAAAAAGgatctgttaaaaataacagcatcataataagacaaaaaatatccgaacaacagcaacaaaaatacGAAAAACAAAGGTCTGATCAACATGAGAGTTCAGACCAGGCCATGTGGTGACCTTGAAGAGTGCTGGGGGGAAAAATGGTCTTAGCATCAAACACGTTCCATTGGGGTGagtttctgaaaacatgaacgCTTAAGTCTGCAAAAATGAGAGGATTTCACAATGAACAAGAAATGCTGTGAAAAAGTCAATCTAATGTGAACATTTCAGGATTTGCTCGTTTATTTTTAGTTATCTTTTGCCAGTCTGGCCCAATTAGGTTCACATTAGGCTCCAGAGCTAAACTGAGCTCGACCCTCCTGGCCTATGACATAAAGACTGAAAATAAATCCTACATTCAACCCTTTAATAACAACTCGGTTCAACTTGTGGATTTTAAACGCACAAAGACCTACTTGCTTTTTTGCCAGCGACACATTTCATGATGGTAAATTAATTACTGTCATTCAGAGACCGGCTTTGGCAAAGCGAAGTAAAATGAGCCAAAGCCAACACGGCACTCCCACCTGACCCTTTCTGCGATTTATAATTGAGAATTTAAAGCTAATGTGAGCAGACAAGTGAAGGAAACCATTCTTTGGCTCCATTCACTGAGGGGACGTTGCTCCATTCAGGCACACGTCCAGCCTGGGGACGAGGGAGGGGAACGTGACGGCCTGTGAACATGCCCCGTTGTCCCCGGTAACCCCAGCAGGTCACAGAGGCATTTGTCCAGGACAGAGACGAATCACTTGAGTGATCTTACA
This genomic window contains:
- the vwa2 gene encoding von Willebrand factor A domain-containing protein 2; amino-acid sequence: MGSCHQLSMQWTPVCPDMHPDICLSLLLTLLLLQVQQNASVQEIQTSHENIVKINSAGEMMKCSAAMDILFLMDGSYSVGKGSFERSKHYAIKLCQALDIGPGKVRVGMIQFGSSPRLEFSLDSYLTKQELKKHMKKISFRGGSTQTGLALKYVLRKGFPGGRNSSSVARIAVLLSDGRSQGNVVQAAAQLKAAGVVLFAVGLRYPKWEELHALASEPMESHVFFAEHFYDAVNGLYTTLSTFAVCSATPPGCQVETFPCERKTLETVKELQGNFMCWKGSKGYSPYTSLCPFYRYNKVYRRHPTVCHRTLCPDPCDSQPCLNGGTCVSEGPEGFHCVCPPGYGGDPHCAPALSLDCSVDLLFLLEGSDALTLEGFLRLKSFLKRFLQTVIGSNSPSKVGLAVFGAEAQVEATVGRFNGDLRALLQAVEALKPFGGETRTGHALRYVTRHGFVSEPVFADVTDDLPRVVVLLTATPAIDEVVEPSKYARDREIFLIGVGPDSLKAQLNNITGNPQRTLTYSAPDRLTAKIPELKAKICSVDTQGCLGQAVDLVFALDASMGVGRDNFVALQNFVRSLTVQFDINRDVAQVALVTYGRRPATVFGLDAHETGSAILKAVGDAKFMGGVASTGTALLHIQSDVLTVAKGARPGVNKAVVVVTDGSGGDDAVVPAQRIRDSGVSVFVVGIGDVQSERLRQIAASEERMISVPSYEDLKYFEDVLVQMLCSEVKKAVNLCKPNPCMNNGTCILSGGSFRCQCQGFEGPHCETRSSRTPSRGDRPRPAGLRKKSRQKKNHQELLRHYKLHRRRHAA
- the afap1l2 gene encoding actin filament-associated protein 1-like 2, which codes for MEKHKVLDQLLAELHRFLLVLDKETLSGNATVQKGLLSDLLQSYRTANGADEEYIYMNKVVVTGKEKDEKDDRSDGLVNGKAAKYVPVPQKGLPDLPPARTGVVNREPFPLPPIPSPACINATESYYEEAQPYEETVNDDGEAVSSSYESYDEEEVTRGKSPSAQHQWPSAEASIELMKDARICAFLWRKKWLGQWAKQLCVIRDHRLMCYKSSKEQTPLLDVSLLGCSVVYKEKPLKRKEHKLKIVPVGGEAIVLGLQSKEQIEQWLKVIQEISPKPPENCDPQHSASDSPRLICTKGELSERHSGASESGSSTDSHAESSENKDVKKKYGAGLKFSNLMNIGKKKPSLLESPEKCVDTSGYLNVLVNSQWRTCWCLIKNGQLWFYQDKGKNKVSQPAVTLEGCSVLPDPSPEHLYSFRIHMDGTQLATLEAKTSADMGHWLGLLLSQTGSKTDPEELAYDYVNAERISCIVSAAKTSLYLMQRRYSEPNNYIETPPSIPHDSEELYDDVASIADPEDAEDAGVPNCEQNNIQEHNETSSPDARDPSGAEQDTEDRIYLDLIPVRSFLHTSSGVKTPPTKETSALSSTHAEDQKDSSCQTNEVVSTNHTEPESKPAVNGTSPSPGPSKPEQEQPPTPPIRGPQSQEAPKRSSVGLPQAFNSSAGQINKSPMTQPAAVQPHSPQPPRPKAHVLGCSSAVEGKLGKNRTEADMRRYIDERDRLEKEREEVRSSLATLKKERRETKEELSACQDPKQQASLEARLKQREEACREAERRRVEVELRLVEVKESLKKAEAGPFTLGTTLDSSLQDTQTVKATTPQNPQGSSSSSSSSSSSSSSSAQPSTSNADTGSPVNSASALKNRPASIMTTKGNVLQKAKEWEKKSTT